The Penicillium oxalicum strain HP7-1 chromosome IV, whole genome shotgun sequence genome contains a region encoding:
- a CDS encoding putative oxidoreductase, with translation MPFEGVKTFKLNTGAEIPALGLGTWQDADAQESAVKEALKAGYRHIDTARCYGTEGSVGKGIRESGVPRNEIFVTTKLWNNKHHPDDVGPALQDSLNDLGLDYIDLFLMHWPVAFKRGDEMFPKDKDGNTLTDDIDYVDTYKAMEKLLKTGKVKAIGISNFAKKEVDRLIQNTEVVPAVHQMECHPWLQQKEFMDYHKEKGIHVTQYSPFGNQNEIYKAQEKHGKLVDDKTLVEIGKKYGKSSNQVALGEFWDKSLMTNLGLNFYFVLEENRVSNRLFVLKIAWGIAHGRSVIPKSKSAERIAQNFQGVFDLEKSDLEAIDRIDKKLRFNDSSASFGYIFFTDLDGKEN, from the exons atgccGTTCGAAGGAGTCAAGACGTTCAAGCTCAACACTGGAGCTGAGATTCCAGCTTTGGGTCTGGGAACCTGGCAAGATGCCGATGCGCAAGAATCTGCTGTCAAGGAGGCGCTCAAGGCTGGATATCGTCACATTGACACGGCGCGGTG CTACGGAACCGAGGGATCAGTCGGCAAGGGTATCAGGGAGAGTGGTGTCCCTCGAAACGAGATCTTTGTGACCACCAAATTGTGGAATAACAAGCATCACCCGGACGATGTTGGTCCCGCGCTGCAAGACTCGCTGAATGATCTCGGTCTCGACTACATCGATTTGTTCCTCATGCACTGGCCCGTCGCCTTTAAGCGTGGAGATGAGATGTTCCCCAAGGACAAGGACGGTAACACTCTAACCGACGATATTGACTATGTTGAT ACATACAAAGCCATGGAAAAACTTCTCAAGACcggcaaggtcaaggccaTCGGTATCAGCAACTTTGCCAAAAAGGAAGTCGACCGTCTTATCCAGAACACCGAGGTGGTGCCCGCCGTCCACCAGATGGAATGTCACCCATGGTTGCAACAGAAGGAATTCATGGACTATCACAAGGAAAAAGGCATCCACGTTACCCAGTACTCGCCCTTTGGCAACCAGAATGAGATCTACAAGGCGCAGGAGAAGCACGGCAAGTTGGTCGACGACAAGACCCTCGTTGAGATTGGGAAGAAGTACGGCAAGAGCTCGAATCAGGTTGCTCTCGGTGAGTTTTGGGACAAATCCCTCATGACCAATCTTGGTTTGAATTTCTATTTTGTTTTGGAGGAGAATCGAGTTTCTAACcgtctttttgttttgaaaATAGCATGGGGCATTGCTCACGGCCGCTCCGTGATTCCCAAGTCCAAGTCTGCTGAGCGCATTGCGCAGAATTTCCAGGGGGTGTTTGACTTGGAAAAGTCAGACCTGGAGGCTATTGACCGGATTGATAAAAAGTTGCGTTTCAATGACTCTAGCGCGAGCTTTGGATACATTTTCTTCACTGATCTGGATGGTAAGGAGAATTAA